In a single window of the Pseudodesulfovibrio profundus genome:
- a CDS encoding cation:proton antiporter family protein, whose product MDPLVIILAFGCGYLVSRVNLPPLVGYLVAGFTLSYIGYDSGPILSEVADIGVTILLFSIGLKLNIRGLLRPEVWGGATLHMLITVCAFSALLMGLSTTGLRLFADFSWSTALILAFALSFSSTVFAVKILDESNRSSSLNGRTAIGVLIMQDIFAVLFLTFSTGKLPTPWAIAILIGLPVARWVFMRMLDRIGHGELQVLFGFFLAFVAGAAAFEVVGLKADLGALIAGLLLAPHPRSSDLAKSLTNIKDFLLVGFFLEIGLGGLPTLEILSASGLLMLVLPLKVVLFFFLFTRFRLKARTSFITSLNLANYSEFGLIVGGMAVANGWLPQEWLLTIAVALSMSFVLASPFNRKGDNLFDKVRPWLRRFQTQERHPDEEPFEAGTWQIIVIGMGRIGTGTYDYFTEKFGPVVLGLDFSADTVDRQLEKGRQAALADVSDPDFWRKLPYQDTRVKLIVLAIPKLETQLYAAKKIKEYGLACELAAVAYYDDEVEILREAGVNTAFNVFSQAGTGLASHVNKTIDLSSIEPKLPQGSEEPEPAAS is encoded by the coding sequence ATGGATCCTCTGGTCATCATACTCGCATTCGGTTGCGGCTACCTCGTTAGCCGGGTCAATCTGCCGCCGCTGGTGGGTTATCTGGTGGCAGGCTTCACCTTGAGCTACATCGGGTACGACTCCGGCCCCATCCTATCCGAGGTTGCCGATATCGGCGTGACCATCCTGCTCTTCTCCATTGGCCTCAAACTGAATATTCGCGGCCTGCTCCGCCCGGAAGTATGGGGCGGTGCCACACTGCACATGCTCATAACCGTCTGTGCGTTCAGTGCGCTGCTCATGGGGCTATCCACCACAGGGCTTCGGTTGTTCGCCGATTTTTCCTGGTCCACCGCCCTGATCCTTGCCTTTGCCCTCAGCTTTTCCTCCACGGTTTTTGCCGTGAAGATTCTGGACGAAAGCAACCGATCCAGTTCGCTCAACGGACGAACCGCCATCGGCGTCCTGATCATGCAGGACATCTTTGCGGTCCTGTTCCTGACCTTCTCCACCGGCAAGCTGCCGACACCATGGGCCATAGCCATCCTGATCGGCCTTCCTGTGGCCCGTTGGGTATTCATGCGCATGCTTGATCGGATCGGGCATGGTGAATTGCAGGTGCTTTTCGGCTTTTTCCTCGCTTTCGTGGCCGGAGCCGCAGCATTTGAAGTGGTAGGACTCAAGGCGGACCTCGGCGCATTGATCGCCGGTCTGCTCCTGGCGCCCCATCCTCGATCCAGCGACCTCGCCAAATCACTGACCAACATCAAGGATTTTCTGCTCGTCGGGTTCTTCCTTGAAATTGGATTGGGAGGACTACCGACCCTGGAAATACTCTCGGCTTCCGGCCTGCTCATGCTGGTTCTGCCGCTCAAGGTCGTGCTGTTCTTCTTCCTGTTCACGCGGTTCCGGCTCAAAGCACGAACCTCGTTCATCACGTCACTGAATCTGGCGAACTACTCGGAGTTCGGCCTCATTGTTGGCGGTATGGCAGTAGCCAATGGCTGGCTTCCACAGGAATGGCTGCTGACCATTGCCGTGGCCCTGTCCATGTCCTTTGTGCTGGCTTCTCCGTTCAACCGGAAAGGTGACAACCTGTTCGACAAGGTGCGCCCGTGGCTGCGCCGTTTCCAGACGCAGGAGCGCCACCCCGACGAAGAGCCGTTTGAGGCCGGAACATGGCAGATCATTGTCATAGGGATGGGGCGTATCGGCACCGGAACATACGATTATTTCACGGAAAAGTTCGGCCCAGTGGTGCTGGGCCTCGATTTCAGCGCCGACACGGTTGACCGACAGCTTGAGAAGGGACGGCAGGCGGCCCTTGCCGATGTATCGGACCCGGATTTCTGGCGCAAGCTGCCGTATCAGGACACCCGCGTCAAACTGATCGTCCTCGCCATTCCCAAGTTGGAAACACAACTCTACGCCGCCAAGAAAATCAAGGAATACGGACTGGCGTGCGAACTGGCCGCCGTGGCCTATTATGATGATGAAGTCGAGATACTGCGGGAGGCGGGGGTCAACACCGCGTTCAACGTCTTCAGCCAGGCTGGTACCGGTCTTGCCTCGCATGTCAACAA
- a CDS encoding potassium channel family protein, protein MANLFLDRSVAATLNDSMLSWADFLAAGINGSIVAGLVALFHERRNAWLAKVQSSEPLMATRTIQYAAIAGFLAGALDILLVLHNEGILILTALVLVLLFIHLREFAGNLGNMLRPGYTATWGEVSELSRIYVTMLAGFTLVNAALEGAHLIAGLPAPFGFSQQGGDIFLNSLYFTVVTMTTLGYGDFTPKMWDAKLLAMIECLVSYVMFALMVGIVTRGVVTAKEKNEQ, encoded by the coding sequence ATGGCAAACCTCTTTCTGGACCGGTCGGTTGCCGCCACATTGAATGATTCAATGTTGAGCTGGGCCGATTTCCTCGCCGCTGGAATCAATGGTTCCATCGTGGCCGGACTGGTGGCCCTCTTTCATGAAAGACGCAATGCGTGGCTGGCAAAAGTACAGTCATCCGAACCGCTCATGGCAACAAGAACCATTCAGTATGCTGCAATTGCAGGATTTCTGGCCGGGGCTCTCGATATCCTGCTCGTGCTCCACAACGAAGGCATCCTCATACTGACTGCCCTTGTCCTCGTCCTGCTGTTCATCCACCTACGCGAATTCGCCGGGAACCTGGGCAACATGCTCCGCCCCGGCTACACGGCCACATGGGGTGAGGTTTCCGAACTCTCCCGTATCTATGTCACGATGCTTGCCGGTTTCACGCTGGTGAATGCCGCCCTGGAGGGCGCACACCTCATCGCCGGACTGCCTGCTCCCTTTGGATTCAGCCAGCAAGGCGGTGACATTTTCCTGAATTCACTATACTTTACCGTGGTGACCATGACCACGCTCGGCTACGGAGATTTCACCCCAAAAATGTGGGATGCCAAGCTGCTGGCCATGATCGAATGTCTGGTCAGCTATGTCATGTTCGCCCTGATGGTCGGCATCGTCACCCGCGGCGTTGTCACGGCAAAAGAAAAAAACGAGCAGTAA